The following are encoded together in the Lathyrus oleraceus cultivar Zhongwan6 chromosome 3, CAAS_Psat_ZW6_1.0, whole genome shotgun sequence genome:
- the LOC127128224 gene encoding ABC transporter I family member 11, chloroplastic encodes MATSFNPPIAFRFLKPPLSSFPSQSSSLSHCLPQSHYTFKFPTTCCRYSSLEVKDVSYQPPGTQPNLLNSVSFSLPEKSFGLIFGQSGSGKTTLLQLLAGISKPTSGSIYIQKYGDDGNPSQSPEPLVPERVGIVFQFPERYFVADTVLDEVTFGWPRQKGNDQVREKLALGLQRAINWVGLSGISLDTNPHSLSGGYKRRLALAIQLVQVPDLLILDEPLAGLDWKARADVVKLLKHLKKELTVLVVSHDLREFASLVDQSWRMEMGGNLRQEFLPL; translated from the exons ATGGCGACCTCTTTTAATCCACCAATCGCCTTTCGCTTCCTCAAACCGCCACTTTCCTCTTTTCCTTCACAATCATCCTCACTTTCCCATTGTCTCCCTCAATCGCATTACACCTTCAAATTCCCAACCACTTGCTGCCGTTACTCATCTCTTGAA GTCAAAGATGTTAGTTATCAACCTCCAGGGACTCAGCCTAATCTTCTCAATTCAGTTAGTTTTTCTCTTCCAGAGAAAAG TTTTGGTCTAATTTTTGGACAGAGTGGAAGCGGAAAAACAACACTTTTGCAG CTTCTTGCAGGAATAAGCAAACCAACATCTGGATCTATTTACATCCAAAAATATGGAGATGATGGAAATCCTAGTCAATCTCCGGAGCCCTTGGTGCCAGAAAGGGTTGGTATTGTCTTCCAGTTTCCAGAGAG GTATTTTGTTGCTGATACTGTACTTGATGAAGTCACTTTTGGGTGGCCAAGGCAAAAGGGTAATGATCAAGTAAGGGAGAAACTTGCTCTAGGGCTTCAGAGGGCAATTAACTGG GTTGGATTAAGTGGGATATCATTGGATACGAATCCTCACTCCCTCAGCGGTGGTTACAAACGTCGCCTTGCCTTGGCAATACAGTTA GTGCAAGTCCCTGATTTATTAATATTGGATGAGCCTCTTGCTGGACTTG ATTGGAAAGCACGTGCGGATGTCGTGAAGCTTTTAAAGCATCTAAAAAAAGAATTAACTGTGCTAGTTGTCAGCCATGACTTGAG AGAGTTTGCGAGTCTAGTTGATCAATCATGGAGGATGGAAATGGGTGGCAATCTTAGACAGGAGTTTCTACcattataa